ATTACATTGCCTGCGCCGCCGATAAGATTTTGGCCAATCCCGGATCGATCACCGGGTCCATCGGTGTGATCGTGGAAAGCGTAAACGTGGAAGAGTTACTGCACAAACTCGGTTTGCGCACCACCGTGATCAAAAGCGGCAAGCACAAAGACATCGGCTCTCCCACCCGCCGGATGACTGCGGAAGAAAAAAAATTGCTCCAAGGGGTGTTGGATAGCGTTCATGAGCAATTCATCCGGGCGGTGGCCGAAGGAAGAAAAATTCCGCTGGAAAAAATACGGCCTCTGGCGGATGGAAGGATTTTCACCGGCGATCAAGCCAGGAGCCTGGGATTGGTAGATGAGTTGGGAAACCTTGAGGATACGATCGCCATGGCGGCAAAGCTGGTGGGGATCAAAGGGGAACCGGAAGTCATCTATCCCGAGAAAAAAAGGTTTTCTCTGCTGGAACTTCTGCTGCAGGAAACCATCCAAAAAGTTTGGCAGAACCTACGAGAAAAATCTTCTCCGCTTAACTTCTTTTACTTGCCCCCGTCTATCTATCCCACAGCCGAAGGCTGAAACCTCTCAGCCCCCCATGTACTTTCCACGAGTTGCTTCCATAGATGTAGGTTCAAACACGGTCCGGCTTCTTCTGGCGGAGAAAATGGGCAAGGGGAATTTCCGCCCCCTGCGGGTGGAGAGATGTATCACCAGGTTAGGGGGAAATTTTTCCGCGAAGAATATGCTGGATGAAAAAGCCATGCTCCAAACTCTGGCAACCCTCCAGGTTTTTGCGGATATATTGCGGGAGGAAAGGGTAGAGGCTGTCTTCGCTGTGGTCACGGGGGTGGTGAGAGAAGCCAAGAACGAAAGAGAGTTCATCGAGAAGGTTTGGAAAGAGACGGGACTTTCCTTGCGTCTTATCTCCGGGGAAGAAGAGGCCCGCTTGATGCTCCGCGGGGTACTCTGGTCGCTAAAAGACCAAACCCTCTCCCGGATCGTTGCGGATATCGGAGGGGGGTCCACGGAAATCCTCTGGGTCGAGGGAAATAAACCGAAAAAAACCAGGAGCATTGGGTTGGGAGCGGTAATTCTGTGCGAAAAATTTCTGAAGAGCGACCCGCCAGGGCTGCAAGAGCTGGAGTCTCTGGAAAAATATACGGAAGGGATCCTCGAGGAGACCCGGGAATGGTTGGCAAGAGGCGGGCTGGGATTCTCAGCCCTCGATCCGCACCTCGTGGGTACGGCTGGCACGATGACGACCCTGGCGGCCATCGATCAAAAACTTCCGGTTTATGATCCCCAAAGAATCAATGGCCATCAAATTTCGCGTCCCACGCTGGAAAAGATTTATCTTCATCTTCGATCCCTTCCTATTCAGGACCGCCGAACGGTTCCCGGTCTGGAGACAGGACGAGAAGACCTGATTGTCGCCGGGGCAGTGGTTATTTTGAGTATCCTCAAAGTTTTTAATCTGGAGGCTCTACTCGTGATTGACTCCGGGCTACTCGAAGGGGTTCTTCTGGACGGAATTTCCCGGCTTTCTTGATTTCATTTGTCGTGAAATTAACGGTGGGAAAACGAGTCATCCCGCCACCTTAATGGGTGGGTAACGTCAATGGCAGAACCTTCTTCTGAATCGATTTCAAAATTCCTTCGGATTCGGTGACGATCGAGTCGATGAGTTCCTGGCAGGTGGGAATATCGTTGATTAGTCCGATAGACTGGCCGACCATGAGCGGCGCGTAATTGACGTC
This portion of the Deltaproteobacteria bacterium genome encodes:
- the sppA gene encoding signal peptide peptidase SppA; the encoded protein is MRKHPVLLGMMVFTVLFSLFVISIWALSYIASREESWWGDEKIAIVDIKGVIIDSQPVIEKLIKFRKNEKVKAVVLRIDSPGGAVGPAQEIYAEVKKVQREKKVLVSVGSAAASGGYYIACAADKILANPGSITGSIGVIVESVNVEELLHKLGLRTTVIKSGKHKDIGSPTRRMTAEEKKLLQGVLDSVHEQFIRAVAEGRKIPLEKIRPLADGRIFTGDQARSLGLVDELGNLEDTIAMAAKLVGIKGEPEVIYPEKKRFSLLELLLQETIQKVWQNLREKSSPLNFFYLPPSIYPTAEG
- a CDS encoding exopolyphosphatase, yielding MGKGNFRPLRVERCITRLGGNFSAKNMLDEKAMLQTLATLQVFADILREERVEAVFAVVTGVVREAKNEREFIEKVWKETGLSLRLISGEEEARLMLRGVLWSLKDQTLSRIVADIGGGSTEILWVEGNKPKKTRSIGLGAVILCEKFLKSDPPGLQELESLEKYTEGILEETREWLARGGLGFSALDPHLVGTAGTMTTLAAIDQKLPVYDPQRINGHQISRPTLEKIYLHLRSLPIQDRRTVPGLETGREDLIVAGAVVILSILKVFNLEALLVIDSGLLEGVLLDGISRLS